Proteins encoded by one window of Sorex araneus isolate mSorAra2 chromosome 3, mSorAra2.pri, whole genome shotgun sequence:
- the DCAKD gene encoding dephospho-CoA kinase domain-containing protein: protein MFLVGLTGGIASGKSSVLQVFQQLGCAVIDVDVIARHVVQPGYPAHQRIVEAFGPEVLLENGDINRKALGDLVFNQPDRRHLLNTITHPEIQKEMMRETVKYFLRGYRYVILDIPLLFETKKLLKYLKHTVVVYCDRDTQLARLMRRNSLSREDAEARINAQLPLKDKVHLAGHVLDNSGEWSLTKRQAVLLYAELERSLEYLPLRLGILAGLACVISLLHLLARCLTAHS from the exons ATGTTCCTGGTGGGGCTGACGGGGGGCATCGCCTCCGGCAAGAGCTCGGTGCTGCAGGTCTTCCAGCAGCTGGGCTGTGCCGTCATTGACGTGGACGTCATCGCCCGGCACG TGGTCCAGCCCGGGTACCCGGCCCACCAGCGCATTGTGGAGGCCTTCGGTCCTGAGGTCCTGCTGGAGAACGGGGACATCAACCGCAAGGCCCTGGGGGACCTGGTCTTCAACCAGCCCGACCGGCGCCACCTGCTCAACACCATCACGCACCCCGAGATCCAGAAGGAAATGATGAGGGAGACCGTCAAGTACTTCCTCCGGG GGTACCGCTACGTGATTCTGGACATCCCCCTGCTGTTTGAGACCAAGAAGCTGCTCAAGTACTTGAAGCACACGGTGGTCGTCTACTG TGACCGCGACACGCAGCTGGCCCGGCTCATGCGGCGCAACAGCCTGAGCCGGGAGGACGCGGAGGCCCGGATCAACGCCCAGCTGCCCCTGAAGGACAAGGTGCACCTGGCCGGGCACGTCCTGGACAACTCGGGCGAGTGGAGCCTCACCAAGCGCCAGGCCGTCCTGCTGTACGCCGAGCTGGAGCGCTCGCTCGAGTACCTGCCGCTGCGCCTGGGCATCCTGGCGGGCCTGGCCTGCGTCATCAGCCTCCTGCACCTGCTGGCCCGCTGCCTCACGGCCCACTCGTAG